The nucleotide sequence GTCAGTCCACGAGCCCGAATCACCTCAAGACACTGCTGCTGAACCTGATCCCGCAAAACTTTATCCAGACTTGAAAACGGCTCGTCCATCAAAAGCAGTTTCGGATCGGATGCAATGGCACGCGCAATAGCCACCCGCTGCTGCTCCCCGCCTGAAATCTGATGGGGATAACGATGTTCATGCTGCTCGATCCGGAAGTCCTGCAAAAGCTTCTTCAAAAGATCCTGGCGTTCTTCCTTGCTGTCTCGGGTGCAACCGAAAAGAATGTTCTTCGCCACCGTTAAATGCGGGAACAAAGCGTGCTGCTGAAACACCAGACCGATCTTTCTTTCCTGAGGTGGCACAAAACGTCCGGCCTCGCCCGCAATCACCTCACCACCGATGACAATGCTTCCCGCCTGCGGCTTCAGAAAGCCCGCGATCAGTTTTAACAGCGTGGTTTTGCCACTGCCGGAAGGCCCCAGCAGACAGGCGATTTTTCCTTCAGGTACCACGAAAGAAACATCGGTGACGCCCCCGACTTTATAACGATAAGAAGTATTTTTAAGCTCAATGCTCGACATCACGCCACTCCAAACTGCGTTTTTGCACCCAGTGCAAAAGAATCACGGCCACTGTAGACATCGCAATCAAAACCAAAGAATAAGGGGCTGCTTCAATATAGCGATCATCACTGGAAAATTCAAAAGCCGCCACGGCCAGGGTCTTTACATCAAAGGGACGAAGGATCAAGGTCGCCGGAAGTTCTTTGACCGTATCCAAAAACACGACAATGAAAGCCGTACACAACGACAGCATCAACAAAGGTACATGCACCAGAAAAATGGTTTTGGCTTTGCCCTTACCCAAAGATGCCGCAGCCATATCCATTTCTTCCGGAATGCGCAACATCCCGCTGTGCAATGGGCTGTAAGCCGTCGCCATAAAACGAACCGTGTAAGCAATCAGCAGACCCGCGATACTGCCGGTAATAATAAAAGTCGAACCCGTAGATTCACGCAACCAACCAAAGAGCATCATCAGCCCCACGGCCACCACCGCCCCCGGAATCGCGTATCCAAGATTTGCCAGCAACGTCACCAGACGCAGCCACTGGGCGTGAAAACGTTCCGCACACACCATCACAAAAGCCGCCGTCACGGCAAGCACTCCGGTAAAACCACCCAGGCGCACTGACTGCCACAGGTATTCACTCAGGGACTCCATAAAACCCCATGACGTCGAATAACTGACCAGACGAAGCAAAATCCCCACTGGCAGCAAAAAACCTGCAATCACCGGCAGCGCACATGCCATCACAGCCAGCACGTTTTGCCCGCCGTGCAGCCGCACCAGATCTTTTTGCTGGTGTTGGCGCAAAGAACTGTAGCGCATCCCCCGGCGACCCAAAGCTTCAACGCCCATCAGGACAAAAACAAAAATCAAAAGCAATCCCGCCAGACGAGCGGCCACCAAAGGCTCGCTCATGAAAAACCAGCTGCGATAAATGCCAGCA is from Bdellovibrio bacteriovorus str. Tiberius and encodes:
- a CDS encoding ABC transporter ATP-binding protein gives rise to the protein MSSIELKNTSYRYKVGGVTDVSFVVPEGKIACLLGPSGSGKTTLLKLIAGFLKPQAGSIVIGGEVIAGEAGRFVPPQERKIGLVFQQHALFPHLTVAKNILFGCTRDSKEERQDLLKKLLQDFRIEQHEHRYPHQISGGEQQRVAIARAIASDPKLLLMDEPFSSLDKVLRDQVQQQCLEVIRARGLTTVMVTHDEESAKAMGDLIIRLKAPQS
- a CDS encoding ABC transporter permease; translation: MCIAPLLLVLSAWWLPFTPETADSWLHVSENLLNSYILQTLWLCLGVATICGFFGVTAAWLTSQFSFTGRRWLEWGMILPLAVPAYISAYSYGWLFEYAGPVQTLLRDWMGWSSRGDYWFPQFRSLGGAMWVLGISTTPYVYLLARTAFLSQPREWWEAAATLGTYPARFFRKIALPAARPFIATGIALSLMETIADIGTVTVLGVQTVSAGIYRSWFFMSEPLVAARLAGLLLIFVFVLMGVEALGRRGMRYSSLRQHQQKDLVRLHGGQNVLAVMACALPVIAGFLLPVGILLRLVSYSTSWGFMESLSEYLWQSVRLGGFTGVLAVTAAFVMVCAERFHAQWLRLVTLLANLGYAIPGAVVAVGLMMLFGWLRESTGSTFIITGSIAGLLIAYTVRFMATAYSPLHSGMLRIPEEMDMAAASLGKGKAKTIFLVHVPLLMLSLCTAFIVVFLDTVKELPATLILRPFDVKTLAVAAFEFSSDDRYIEAAPYSLVLIAMSTVAVILLHWVQKRSLEWRDVEH